One region of Salvia miltiorrhiza cultivar Shanhuang (shh) chromosome 3, IMPLAD_Smil_shh, whole genome shotgun sequence genomic DNA includes:
- the LOC131016361 gene encoding tryptophan synthase alpha chain, translated as MAAAALTSARLFKLKTTNYSAECPSANNSFKLKPIMATLTAAPTVGISETFSRLKKQGKVALIPYITAGDPDLSTTAEALKVLDSCGSDIIELGVPYSDPLADGPVIQAAATRALARGTNFDMIIAMLKEVVPQLSCPVALFSYYNPILKRGVEKFMSTLQETGIHGLVVPDVPLEETDILRKEAANKNIELVLLTTPTTPTERMKAIVEASEGFVYLVSSVGVTGARASVSDKVQTLLVDIKEATSKPVAVGFGISKPEHVKLVADWGADGVIVGSAIVRILGDAKSPEDGIKELEVFTKSLKSALV; from the exons ATGGCCGCTGCTGCTCTCACCTCCGCCCGCTTATTCAAACTCAAGACCACCAACTATTCAGCTGAATGCCCTTCTGCCAACAACTCCTTCAAATTGAAGCCGATCATGGCCACCCTCACTGCCGCACCCACCGTTGGAATCTCTGAAACTTTCTCCAGATTGAAAAAACAAGGAAAA GTGGCACTCATTCCGTATATCACAGCTGGTGACCCTGACCTTTCAACAACTGCAGAAGCGCTAAAGGTCCTCGACTCATGTGGCTCAGACATTATTGAACTGGGTGTACCTTATTCAGACCCTTTAGCCGATGGTCCTGTTATCCAG GCTGCTGCAACACGAGCATTAGCCAGAGGAACCAACTTTGATATGATCATTGCAATGTTGAAGGAA GTGGTGCCTCAATTATCTTGTCCAGTTGCATTATTCTCATATTACAATCCAATACTCAAACGTGGTGTGGAGAAATTCATGAGCACTTTGCAGGAAACTGGAATACATG GACTTGTTGTTCCAGATGTGCCTCTAGAGGAGACTGATATATTGAGAAAGGAAGCTGCcaataaaaatattgaattg GTGCTGCTGACAACACCAACCACTCCAACAGAAAGAATGAAAGCCATTGTTGAAGCATCAGAAGGTTTCGTCTACCTT GTGAGCTCGGTGGGAGTTACTGGAGCACGAGCATCTGTCAGTGACAAGGTTCAAACTCTTCTAGTGGACATCAAGGAG GCAACGAGCAAGCCAGTAGCAGTTGGTTTTGGCATATCGAAACCGGAACATGTTAAGCTG GTGGCCGATTGGGGAGCAGATGGTGTGATTGTTGGTAGCGCCATCGTAAGAATACTTGGTGATGCAAAATCACCTGAAGATGGGATAAAAGAACTAGAGGTGTTCACCAAAAGCTTAAAGTCCGCCCTTGTATGA